From the Chloroflexus aurantiacus J-10-fl genome, one window contains:
- a CDS encoding response regulator → MEQNTILIVDDDELMRSLLIEIITPFNLRLITAQRGDQALQLAQQHLPDLILLDVMLPDMNGFEVCQRLRDDPATAQIPIVMITALNDREAKIHGFEAGADEFITKPFDPGELQARINTVLRLNRYRRLLQEQAKVNVERARFEWVIETSDNAYVIIDHDDQIRYANRRARTYLGLTANEQPVRPFRELVTQRYRLVPPEAWEQWPIGAPELLYLVHPETSRSPEQWLQVEAARIHPSDDQIVVTLCDVTQQITLQRDMWTFHTAISHKLRTPLVSYLGGLNLLYDNIEHMDRTMARNIAAIALSAAKRLQQVIDDIFLYVRSPGDIHYDNCTVFDLPAMVSTLNQELEIPAISLSIDPVLDARRLRISRRSLEMVLRELCENARKFHPQQRPMVTIRVDADLAQNQVRLVVCDDGVHLPPAHLQKIRQPYYQAERNFTGQVEGMGLGLAQVARIILAVGGSYQMRNRSDRPGICVELRIPFVEEDSSDRVIG, encoded by the coding sequence ATGGAGCAAAATACCATCTTGATCGTTGATGACGATGAGCTGATGCGTTCATTGCTCATCGAAATAATAACCCCCTTCAATCTCCGCCTGATCACTGCGCAGCGCGGTGATCAGGCGCTGCAACTTGCACAGCAGCATCTGCCCGATCTTATCCTGCTTGATGTTATGCTGCCGGATATGAATGGCTTCGAGGTGTGCCAGCGCTTACGTGACGATCCGGCAACAGCTCAGATACCGATTGTCATGATTACCGCGCTGAATGATCGTGAAGCGAAAATTCATGGCTTCGAGGCCGGTGCTGATGAATTTATCACCAAGCCGTTCGATCCGGGAGAGTTACAGGCCCGGATTAACACGGTCTTACGCCTCAATCGCTATCGGCGTCTGCTGCAGGAGCAGGCCAAAGTGAACGTCGAACGGGCGCGTTTCGAGTGGGTGATCGAGACATCCGATAACGCTTATGTCATTATTGATCACGATGATCAGATCCGTTACGCCAACCGCCGTGCACGCACGTATCTTGGTCTAACCGCCAATGAACAGCCGGTCAGGCCATTCCGTGAACTGGTTACGCAGCGCTACCGTCTGGTTCCCCCTGAAGCATGGGAGCAATGGCCGATAGGGGCGCCTGAACTACTCTATCTCGTGCATCCTGAAACATCACGCAGCCCGGAACAGTGGCTTCAGGTTGAAGCTGCGCGTATTCATCCCTCTGATGATCAAATTGTGGTCACTTTGTGCGATGTTACACAGCAGATTACGTTACAACGCGATATGTGGACGTTCCACACGGCAATTTCACATAAATTGCGCACCCCGCTCGTTAGCTATTTGGGTGGACTAAACCTTTTGTACGACAATATTGAGCATATGGATCGTACCATGGCGCGTAATATTGCGGCGATTGCGCTTAGTGCTGCTAAACGCTTACAGCAGGTGATTGATGATATTTTTCTGTACGTTCGCAGTCCGGGTGATATACATTATGATAACTGTACCGTGTTTGATTTACCGGCCATGGTGAGCACGCTCAATCAGGAACTTGAGATTCCAGCGATTAGTTTGAGTATCGATCCGGTGCTGGATGCACGTCGGCTGCGTATATCGCGGCGCAGCCTGGAGATGGTGCTGCGTGAGCTATGCGAAAATGCACGGAAGTTTCATCCCCAACAGCGGCCAATGGTGACTATTCGGGTTGATGCCGATCTGGCGCAAAATCAGGTGCGCCTGGTAGTGTGTGACGATGGTGTGCATTTACCCCCGGCTCACTTACAAAAAATCAGGCAGCCGTATTATCAGGCTGAGCGTAACTTTACCGGCCAGGTTGAGGGTATGGGTTTGGGGCTGGCACAGGTGGCACGCATTATTCTGGCGGTTGGTGGGAGCTACCAGATGCGGAATCGTTCGGATCGCCCTGGGATTTGTGTCGAATTGCGCATTCCTTTTGTCGAGGAAGACTCTTCTGATCGGGTTATCGGTTAG